A region of uncultured Carboxylicivirga sp. DNA encodes the following proteins:
- a CDS encoding ATP-binding protein: MLEITVLSGKGGTGKTTITAALASMVSPAIICDNDVDAADLFLILNPEIKQEGTFLSGQTATINADLCSNCGICHSLCRFDAIELTNNEYQINPFNCEGCRLCERACPQSAIETKPDNGHKWYESDTRFGSFVHAQMEPGEENSGKLVTFIRKKAKELAQAQDAEIVLNDGPPGIGCPVIASLTGTNIVLLVIEPTLTGRHDSLRIIDLIKNFDIPAYAILNKSGINNDMEKLIMSDLKDQGIPLLGKVPYSILFRDAMKEQLNILEYAPESEPAKAIQIIWCSLKKIKSESQLLTHQ, encoded by the coding sequence ATGCTTGAAATTACTGTATTAAGTGGCAAAGGTGGCACTGGTAAAACAACCATTACAGCAGCATTAGCAAGTATGGTTTCACCGGCAATAATCTGCGACAATGATGTTGATGCAGCCGATTTATTTCTGATCCTAAATCCGGAGATCAAGCAAGAAGGTACTTTTCTCAGTGGCCAAACAGCGACAATAAATGCTGACTTGTGCTCCAACTGTGGAATATGTCATTCGCTATGCCGATTTGATGCAATAGAATTAACTAATAATGAATACCAAATAAATCCGTTCAACTGCGAAGGCTGTCGTCTTTGCGAAAGAGCATGCCCGCAAAGTGCAATAGAAACTAAACCTGACAATGGACATAAATGGTACGAATCGGATACACGATTCGGATCATTTGTCCATGCTCAAATGGAACCTGGCGAAGAAAATTCTGGTAAGCTCGTAACCTTTATCAGAAAGAAAGCAAAAGAACTGGCTCAGGCTCAAGATGCAGAAATCGTTCTCAATGATGGACCTCCGGGCATCGGATGTCCGGTAATTGCATCTCTCACCGGAACAAATATTGTATTGCTGGTAATTGAACCTACTTTAACTGGCAGACATGACAGTCTGCGAATAATTGATTTAATAAAGAACTTTGACATCCCAGCTTATGCAATATTAAACAAGTCAGGCATTAATAATGATATGGAAAAATTAATAATGTCTGATCTAAAAGATCAAGGGATTCCATTACTTGGTAAAGTGCCCTATTCAATACTCTTCAGGGATGCAATGAAAGAACAGCTCAATATTCTTGAATATGCTCCTGAATCAGAACCAGCTAAAGCCATTCAAATAATATGGTGTAGTTTGAAAAAAATTAAATCTGAAAGTCAGTTACTAACTCATCAATAA
- a CDS encoding ATP-binding protein, which yields MPVKIAIASGKGGTGKTTVTVNLYHFLSNNLNSKVQIADCDVEEPNASIFFEGLESAKSKQVTQLIPFIDTDTCTFCRKCVDYCEFNAIIVIPQAQFAEVSPSLCHSCGACLYACPEKAIIEQPNEIGQINTFNHGVDDSFLIEGKLEIGSSMQTMVIKDLVKDDWLNKEVILYDAPPGTSCSVVATITQANYTILVTEPTPFGLHDLKLMVDLVRKLKKPFGVIINKADEYSNTYTYLKEERIEILAEIPFNINYAKSYAQGAILKNIPADIESVYMGITQKLKNKLIRHA from the coding sequence ATGCCTGTAAAGATTGCAATAGCCAGCGGAAAAGGTGGAACTGGAAAGACAACTGTTACCGTCAACTTATATCATTTTCTGAGTAATAATCTCAATTCAAAGGTACAAATTGCAGATTGTGACGTGGAAGAGCCCAATGCTTCCATTTTTTTTGAAGGACTGGAATCTGCCAAATCAAAGCAGGTAACTCAATTAATTCCATTCATCGACACTGATACATGCACATTTTGCAGAAAATGTGTGGATTATTGTGAATTCAACGCAATTATTGTTATTCCTCAAGCCCAGTTTGCTGAGGTCAGTCCATCCTTATGCCATTCATGCGGTGCATGTCTGTATGCTTGCCCGGAGAAAGCAATAATAGAACAGCCAAATGAAATAGGACAGATTAACACTTTTAATCATGGAGTTGACGACTCATTTCTAATTGAGGGTAAACTAGAAATTGGCTCATCCATGCAAACCATGGTCATCAAAGACCTGGTAAAAGACGATTGGTTAAACAAAGAAGTAATTCTGTACGATGCTCCACCTGGAACAAGTTGCTCGGTGGTAGCAACAATTACCCAGGCTAACTATACCATATTAGTTACAGAACCAACTCCTTTTGGTTTACACGATCTGAAGTTGATGGTAGATTTGGTTCGTAAGCTGAAAAAACCTTTTGGTGTTATCATTAATAAAGCTGACGAATATAGCAACACTTATACTTATTTAAAGGAAGAAAGGATTGAGATCCTGGCAGAGATACCTTTTAATATCAACTATGCCAAATCATATGCCCAAGGCGCTATTTTAAAGAACATACCTGCAGATATTGAATCTGTATATATGGGTATAACTCAAAAATTAAAAAATAAATTGATCCGCCATGCTTGA
- a CDS encoding DUF5320 domain-containing protein yields MPRFDGTGPSGQGSGTGRKQGRCSSTERKGSNRSTSGQGNGMGRNSGRGKARGFKWFNSGKD; encoded by the coding sequence ATGCCAAGATTTGATGGTACTGGTCCTTCAGGACAAGGTTCTGGAACCGGAAGAAAACAAGGAAGATGTTCCTCAACTGAAAGAAAAGGAAGCAACCGTTCTACTAGTGGTCAAGGGAATGGAATGGGACGAAATTCGGGTCGTGGTAAAGCACGTGGTTTTAAGTGGTTTAATTCGGGTAAGGACTAA